Proteins found in one Amycolatopsis aidingensis genomic segment:
- a CDS encoding type I polyketide synthase has protein sequence MTDTTETTRPDEAQDLDQVAIIGMSGRFPGAGDIGAFWENLRQGREGISEHTTEELSESGVRPDLLERKDYVRAKGVLTDADLFDASFFGYSPREAEIIDPQHRVFLECAWEALESAGCDPRTFTGRIGVFAGATLNTYMIYNVMANRRAFEATGAYQTLLAGDKDFLATRVAYKLDLQGPAMTVQTACSTSLTAVHLACQSLLNGECDIALAGGVSVTVPLRDGYVYEQGGILSADGHCRPFDAAAGGTVASNGAGVVVLRRLADARDGGDVVDAVIRGSAINNDGALKAGYTAPSVTGQAGVISEALAVSDVDAAGIGYVETHGTGTALGDPIEVAALTRAFREHTAETGYCAIGSVKSNIGHLDAAAGVTALIKAALVLKHGEIPPSLHYTTPNPQLELDTSPFYVCAELRPWPRTGGGPRRAGVSSFGIGGTNAHAVLEEAPAPREPDGEPDRAAEQVLLLSARTPAALAANARRLADHLEAGPDTDLGDTAFTLARRRSALELRAAVVAGDRAEAVAGLRGLTEAAAVTAAEGEAPVAFLFPGQGAQYVDMARGLYGSEPEFTAELDRCAELFTEHLGQDLRPLLFAEPGTTEEAATRLEQTAITQPALFAVEYALARMWAAWGVRPRAMAGHSIGEFVAACLAGVFFLPDAVRLVAARGRLVQAMPPGAMLTVFLPESEVTGWLDGELSLAAVNSTGLSVVSGPAEAVDGLAGRLAEAGIACRRLHTSHAFHSPSMDGAVRPFVDEVRGVRLNPPEIPFCSNVTGTWITAEQATDPGYWGEHLRRPVRFADAAAELLTDPELVLLEVGPGHTLGNFVRGHRQCGADRTVAGSLRHPKEQVTDSAYLLRGLGALWSAGVPVDWAARYPADRHRVLRLPGYAFQRQRYWVDPDEDATGPGPRRGTGATESTEATETTEVCYTPGWKRLPRGGGRPEDVSGTRWIVLGTELGLGSRLAQRLEDAGATVVRVAAGEEFAKDGERAWRLDPARREHYAELLSTVDSEEVGAVSEVRVLHLWSLGGAAAERLTGEELQQARRGGFDSVLALAQGAGDAGTGLDLWIDVLSRGVHEVTGVERLRPEHALLSGICTVLPQEVAGLECRLLDLDADPHSPDEATLTAVHTMLRTTEPAQRSLALRGRQWWTREFDPAPLPAAEAGGRLRDGGIYLITGGLGGVGLALAEQIAAEARNPVLALLGRSEFPEPDSWDDWPAEDGGELGSRVRRIRELRALGAKVLVLRADVTDRGQLAAALRGLRDTHGCPDGVVHAAGAPSQGLIATKTAEEADRVLAAKTYGTLLLDELCPAEDLDFLLLCSSVTAVLGGPGQSDYAAANAFLDAFAQHKRRDTGADVVSVGWDTWQETGMAAGLASRLGGESEGEATGHPLLRLVRTEPDSRTYAATFSTADSWIVDDHRIMGHGLVPGTAYLELIRAAVAEQAGDREIELRDVLFLQPVVVPDGQRATVYLTLTERADRIEFTVRSRAGESGWQDHTTGSVYVRDRGADTVRDLDQVLRDCAATEVLDTTEAIRARLPLERSGEDGTLDFSFGPRWRALERIQAGPHRLLATLRLDEAFHADLADYTLHPALLDLAGGAARLHLRQDVYYLPFTYRSLTIAHPLTSTVHCAITLAEPGEAGGETVTCDIELLDPRGRLLVRITEFTIKRVHDVDGLLAQVQRGAALAEAGAGEAAGTGVLAELSAGMSPRQGRAAFTRVLSAPELPEHVVVSAREFTAMRRLAASITPELLEREVAGLAPPGGTHPRPELDTPYVAPETEEELAVAAIWQEVLGIDQVGLHDDFFALGGHSLAAVQIGTKVKARFGMELDLPRFFDTPTVANTVTLLAAGTAAAEDTIQALRRDEPGAQDDDELAGLSDEEVEASLRELLAAEGEQDDEQRDDEQRDAE, from the coding sequence ATGACGGACACGACGGAGACCACCCGGCCGGACGAGGCGCAGGACCTGGATCAGGTGGCGATCATCGGCATGTCCGGGCGTTTCCCCGGCGCCGGTGACATCGGTGCGTTCTGGGAGAACCTGCGGCAGGGCCGCGAGGGCATCTCCGAGCACACCACCGAGGAGCTGAGCGAGTCGGGGGTGCGGCCGGACCTGCTGGAGCGCAAGGACTACGTGCGCGCCAAGGGGGTGCTGACCGATGCCGACCTCTTCGACGCGAGCTTCTTCGGCTACAGCCCGCGCGAGGCGGAGATCATCGACCCGCAGCACCGGGTGTTCCTGGAATGCGCGTGGGAGGCGCTGGAGTCCGCCGGCTGCGATCCGCGTACCTTCACCGGGCGGATCGGCGTGTTCGCGGGCGCCACGCTGAACACGTACATGATCTACAACGTGATGGCCAACCGGCGGGCCTTCGAGGCCACCGGCGCATATCAGACCCTGTTGGCAGGGGACAAGGACTTCCTGGCCACCAGGGTGGCCTACAAGCTGGACCTGCAGGGCCCGGCGATGACCGTGCAGACGGCCTGCTCCACCTCGCTCACCGCGGTGCACCTTGCCTGCCAGAGCCTGCTGAACGGGGAATGCGATATCGCGCTGGCCGGTGGGGTCTCGGTCACCGTGCCGCTGCGCGACGGGTATGTCTACGAGCAGGGCGGCATCCTGTCCGCCGACGGGCACTGCCGCCCCTTCGACGCGGCCGCGGGCGGCACCGTCGCGAGCAACGGCGCCGGGGTGGTCGTGCTGCGCAGGCTCGCCGACGCGCGGGACGGCGGGGACGTGGTGGACGCCGTCATCCGCGGCTCCGCGATCAACAACGACGGCGCCCTCAAGGCCGGCTACACCGCCCCCAGCGTGACCGGCCAGGCCGGGGTGATCTCCGAGGCGCTCGCTGTGTCCGATGTGGACGCTGCGGGGATCGGCTACGTCGAGACGCACGGCACCGGCACCGCGCTCGGCGACCCTATCGAGGTGGCCGCGCTGACCAGGGCGTTCCGCGAGCACACCGCGGAGACCGGCTACTGCGCCATCGGCTCGGTGAAGAGCAACATCGGCCACCTGGACGCCGCCGCCGGGGTCACCGCGCTGATCAAGGCCGCGCTCGTGCTCAAGCACGGGGAGATCCCGCCCTCGCTGCACTACACCACCCCGAACCCGCAGCTGGAGCTGGACACCAGCCCGTTCTACGTCTGTGCGGAGCTGCGGCCGTGGCCACGGACCGGTGGCGGCCCGCGCCGGGCCGGGGTGAGCTCCTTCGGCATCGGCGGCACCAACGCGCACGCCGTCCTCGAGGAGGCGCCCGCACCCCGCGAACCCGATGGCGAGCCGGACCGTGCGGCCGAGCAGGTGCTGCTGCTGTCCGCGCGTACCCCCGCGGCACTGGCCGCGAACGCGCGGCGGCTGGCCGACCACCTGGAGGCCGGGCCGGATACCGATCTCGGCGATACCGCCTTCACCCTGGCCCGCCGCCGGTCCGCGCTGGAGCTGCGGGCCGCGGTGGTGGCCGGGGACCGCGCCGAGGCGGTGGCCGGGCTGCGCGGGCTGACCGAGGCAGCGGCGGTGACCGCGGCCGAGGGCGAGGCGCCGGTGGCCTTCCTGTTCCCAGGGCAGGGCGCCCAGTACGTGGACATGGCCCGCGGCCTCTACGGCAGCGAGCCGGAGTTCACCGCCGAACTGGACCGCTGCGCCGAGCTGTTCACCGAGCACCTCGGGCAGGACCTGCGCCCGCTGCTGTTCGCCGAACCCGGCACCACCGAGGAGGCCGCGACCCGGCTGGAGCAGACCGCGATCACCCAGCCCGCGCTCTTCGCGGTCGAGTACGCGCTGGCCAGGATGTGGGCCGCCTGGGGCGTGCGGCCAAGGGCGATGGCGGGGCACAGCATCGGCGAGTTCGTCGCCGCCTGCCTCGCCGGGGTGTTCTTCCTGCCGGACGCGGTCCGGCTGGTGGCCGCGCGCGGCAGGCTGGTGCAGGCCATGCCGCCGGGCGCCATGCTCACCGTGTTCCTGCCCGAGTCCGAGGTCACCGGCTGGCTGGACGGCGAACTCAGCCTGGCCGCGGTCAACTCCACCGGGCTGAGCGTGGTCTCCGGCCCCGCCGAGGCTGTGGACGGCCTCGCCGGCAGGCTGGCGGAGGCCGGGATCGCCTGCCGCAGGCTGCACACCTCGCATGCCTTCCACTCGCCGAGCATGGACGGCGCGGTCCGCCCGTTCGTGGACGAGGTCCGCGGCGTCCGGCTGAACCCACCGGAGATCCCGTTCTGCTCCAACGTGACCGGAACCTGGATCACCGCGGAGCAGGCAACCGATCCCGGGTACTGGGGCGAGCACCTGCGGCGGCCGGTGCGGTTCGCCGACGCGGCCGCGGAACTGCTGACCGATCCCGAGCTGGTGCTGCTGGAGGTCGGCCCGGGGCACACCCTTGGCAACTTCGTGCGCGGGCACCGGCAGTGCGGCGCGGACCGCACCGTGGCCGGTTCGCTGCGGCACCCCAAGGAACAGGTCACCGACAGCGCCTACCTGCTGCGCGGCCTCGGCGCGCTGTGGAGCGCGGGGGTGCCGGTGGACTGGGCGGCCCGCTACCCCGCGGACCGGCACCGGGTGCTGCGGCTGCCCGGCTACGCCTTCCAGCGCCAGCGCTACTGGGTCGACCCGGACGAGGACGCCACCGGCCCCGGTCCCCGGCGCGGCACCGGGGCCACCGAGTCCACCGAGGCGACCGAGACCACTGAGGTCTGCTACACCCCGGGCTGGAAACGCCTGCCGCGGGGCGGTGGGCGGCCCGAGGACGTATCCGGCACCCGGTGGATCGTGCTGGGCACCGAACTCGGCCTCGGCAGCAGGCTCGCGCAGCGGCTGGAGGACGCGGGCGCCACGGTGGTCCGGGTCGCCGCGGGGGAGGAGTTCGCCAAGGACGGCGAGCGGGCCTGGCGGCTGGACCCCGCCCGCAGGGAACACTACGCCGAGCTGCTGTCCACTGTGGACTCCGAGGAGGTAGGGGCGGTCTCCGAGGTGCGGGTGCTGCATCTGTGGAGCCTTGGCGGCGCCGCGGCCGAGCGGCTCACCGGCGAGGAGTTGCAGCAGGCCCGCCGCGGCGGGTTCGACAGCGTGCTGGCGCTGGCGCAGGGCGCCGGGGACGCCGGTACCGGCCTGGACCTGTGGATCGACGTGCTGAGCCGGGGCGTGCACGAGGTGACCGGCGTGGAGCGGCTGCGCCCTGAGCACGCGCTGCTGTCCGGGATCTGCACGGTGCTCCCGCAGGAGGTGGCCGGGCTCGAGTGCCGCCTGCTGGACCTGGACGCCGATCCGCACTCCCCGGACGAGGCCACCCTCACCGCGGTGCACACCATGCTGCGCACCACCGAACCCGCGCAACGCTCTCTCGCGCTGCGCGGCAGGCAGTGGTGGACCAGGGAGTTCGACCCGGCACCGCTGCCTGCCGCCGAGGCTGGCGGCAGGCTGCGGGACGGCGGGATCTACCTGATCACCGGCGGTCTCGGCGGGGTGGGTCTGGCACTGGCCGAGCAGATCGCCGCCGAGGCCAGGAACCCGGTACTGGCCCTGCTGGGACGCTCGGAGTTCCCCGAACCGGACAGCTGGGACGACTGGCCGGCCGAGGACGGCGGCGAACTCGGCAGCCGGGTACGCCGGATCCGGGAGCTGCGCGCGCTCGGCGCCAAGGTGCTGGTGCTGCGGGCGGATGTGACCGACCGCGGGCAACTCGCCGCCGCGCTGCGCGGGCTGCGGGACACCCACGGCTGTCCGGACGGCGTCGTGCACGCCGCCGGCGCGCCCTCCCAGGGCCTGATCGCCACCAAGACGGCCGAGGAGGCCGACCGGGTGCTGGCCGCCAAGACGTACGGCACGCTGCTGCTGGACGAGCTGTGCCCCGCCGAGGACCTGGACTTCCTGCTGCTGTGTTCCTCGGTGACCGCCGTGCTCGGCGGGCCGGGGCAGAGCGACTACGCCGCCGCGAACGCCTTCCTGGACGCCTTCGCCCAGCACAAGCGCAGGGACACCGGGGCGGACGTGGTCTCGGTGGGCTGGGACACCTGGCAGGAGACCGGGATGGCCGCGGGGCTGGCGAGCAGGCTCGGCGGCGAGTCCGAAGGGGAGGCGACCGGGCATCCGCTGCTGCGACTGGTCCGCACCGAGCCGGACTCCCGGACCTACGCCGCCACCTTCAGCACGGCCGACAGCTGGATCGTGGACGACCACCGGATCATGGGGCACGGCCTGGTGCCCGGCACCGCCTACCTCGAGCTGATCCGTGCCGCCGTGGCCGAGCAGGCTGGCGACCGCGAGATCGAGCTGCGCGACGTGCTGTTCCTGCAGCCCGTGGTGGTGCCGGACGGGCAGCGCGCCACCGTGTACCTCACCCTCACCGAACGCGCCGACCGGATCGAGTTCACCGTGCGCAGCCGCGCGGGTGAGTCCGGCTGGCAGGACCACACCACCGGCTCGGTGTACGTGCGCGACCGCGGTGCGGACACGGTGCGGGACCTGGATCAGGTGCTGCGCGACTGCGCGGCCACCGAGGTGCTGGACACCACCGAGGCCATCCGGGCCCGGCTGCCGCTGGAGCGGTCCGGGGAGGACGGCACCCTGGACTTCTCCTTCGGCCCGCGCTGGCGGGCACTGGAGCGGATCCAGGCCGGCCCGCACCGGCTGCTCGCCACCCTGCGGCTGGACGAGGCCTTCCACGCCGACCTTGCCGACTACACCCTGCATCCCGCCCTGCTCGACCTCGCGGGCGGTGCGGCCAGGCTGCACCTGCGCCAGGACGTCTACTACCTGCCGTTCACCTACCGCAGCCTGACCATCGCGCACCCGCTGACCAGCACCGTCCACTGTGCCATCACGCTGGCCGAACCCGGCGAGGCCGGCGGCGAGACGGTCACCTGCGATATCGAGCTGCTGGACCCGCGGGGCAGGCTGCTGGTGCGGATCACCGAGTTCACCATCAAGCGGGTGCACGACGTGGACGGCCTGCTGGCCCAGGTGCAACGCGGGGCCGCGCTGGCCGAGGCCGGGGCTGGCGAGGCCGCGGGCACCGGCGTCCTGGCCGAGCTGAGCGCGGGGATGAGCCCTCGGCAGGGCAGGGCGGCCTTCACCAGAGTGCTGTCCGCGCCCGAGCTGCCGGAGCACGTGGTGGTGTCGGCACGGGAGTTCACCGCGATGCGGCGGCTGGCCGCCTCGATCACCCCGGAACTGCTGGAACGGGAGGTGGCCGGGCTGGCCCCGCCCGGAGGCACGCACCCGCGGCCCGAGCTGGACACCCCGTACGTGGCCCCGGAGACCGAAGAGGAACTTGCGGTGGCCGCGATCTGGCAGGAGGTGCTCGGCATCGACCAGGTCGGCCTGCACGACGACTTCTTCGCACTGGGCGGGCATTCGCTGGCAGCGGTGCAGATCGGCACCAAGGTCAAGGCCCGGTTCGGCATGGAGCTCGACCTGCCCCGGTTCTTCGACACCCCGACGGTCGCCAACACCGTGACGCTGCTGGCGGCGGGCACGGCTGCGGCGGAGGACACCATCCAGGCACTGCGCCGCGACGAGCCCGGCGCGCAGGACGACGACGAGCTGGCTGGCCTCTCGGATGAGGAAGTGGAAGCAAGCCTGCGGGAACTGCTCGCCGCCGAGGGCGAGCAGGACGACGAGCAGAGGGATGACGAACAGAGGGATGCCGAGTAA